Proteins co-encoded in one Stomoxys calcitrans chromosome 5, idStoCalc2.1, whole genome shotgun sequence genomic window:
- the LOC131997800 gene encoding fibrinogen C domain-containing protein 1-like: MPTNLKGSRKLVYINFCLLWLTIFNSIGKISTAECGSPSLSLKSHSEWESKFDQCLETNRNLSKIIVDLDNKLDEIKVKFKQTQEALLEQKLEYSEITKILAEQQVKLEQQHLQQNRKLLHLYELQIKKLDGLQDHMNNRETIIMRRMDGSVDFVRTWNEYKKGFGEPSGEFFIGLEQLYKLTNSAPYSLHIVLEDWDNQRRYAKYNNFVIGSEREQYMLHSLGTYTGTAGNDFYLNEGQKFTTIDRDNDQLGNNNCAILFLGAWWHKACYLCNLFGPYKKGRVDDSELGQIVQWHSFRGNVTSLKFAEMKIQLN; encoded by the exons ATGCCAACGAATCTCAAAGGAAGCCGTAAATTAGTTTACATTAATTTCTGTTTATTATGGCTGacaatttttaattcaattggcaaaatttcaacggcAGAG TGTGGTTCTCCATCACTTTCCCTCAAAAGTCACTCTGAATGGGAATCGAAATTTGACCAATGCCTGGAGACAAATCGTAATCTTAGCAAAATCATAGTGGATCTTGATAATAAATTAGACGAAATCAAAGTTAAATTCAAACAAACTCAAGAGGCGCTTCTTGAACAAAAATTGGAATACAGTGAAATAAccaaaattcttgcggagcaaCAAGTAAAGTTGGAACAACAACAcctgcagcaaaatcggaaattgtTGCACCTTTATGAACTGCAAATTAAGAAGTTGGATGGACTTCAAGATCATATGAACAACCGAGAAACCATCATTATGAGACGCATGGATGGTTCTGTAGATTTTGTACGAACTTGGAATGAGTACAAAAAAGGCTTTGGAGAACCCTCTGGGGAGTTTTTTATAGGTCTTGAACAACTGTACAAACTCACTAATAGCGCACCCTACAGTCTGCATATTGTCTTAGAGGATTGGGACAATCAAAGGCGCTATGCTAAATACAATAACTTTGTGATAGGCAGTGAGAGAGAGCAATATATGCTTCATAGCTTAGGAACATATACGGGCACAGCTGGAAATGATTTCTACCTCAACGAAGGTCAAAAGTTCACAACCATAGATCGAGACAATGATCAACTTGgaaataacaattgcgccataCTCTTTCTTGGAGCCTGGTGGCACAAAGCATGCTATTTGTG CAATCTCTTTGGACCTTACAAAAAGGGAAGAGTTGATGACAGTGAACTGGGACAGATCGTACAATGGCATTCGTTTAGGGGCAATGTTACGTCTTTGAAGTTTGCAGAAATGAAGATACAACTAaactaa